Below is a genomic region from Gracilimonas sp..
CTGTTAACGAAATAGCCGGTCAATTCCGGTTCCTCATCTTCTCCAGTCAGAGTGTTGTAAATGAGTATCGAATCAGGTGTAATGTATTCGAGCTCAATTTTCTCAGAATATGATTCTCCTTCATAGGTTTCCGAAAAAGTAGCCGAATCAAGCCGACCTGACTCCGAGTAATGGAATGTTTGAGTAAACACATCTCCCAATAACCCATAGGAGTAACTTACAGGAAGCCCGTCTTCAGTAAATACGAATGTGTAAGAACCATCCCCTTCCCATCCTTCTTCGCTATAAAATTGCCAGTTTTGGGTAATCGTAAGACGATCGGCACTGTATGAATAGTTAATCCGATAGGCATTCATCCAACCTTCTTCCGAAGTCCACTGCAAGGTACTTCGCCCGATGTCATTATCGGTTTTATACCTGGAGTTGAGAACCTGAAATGGCAGCAATGGTTTTTCAGTACTCTTGACTAGCAATGCTGACTTTTTTGTTTTTCGCTCATTATCAAATGATGATTGAGCCATAATGTCTGCACTGGTTATTAAGGAAAGCATAACCATACCAGCTACAATACTATTTATAGTTTTCTTATACATATACCCCTCTCTAATTTTGTTTTTTTGTTTGATCCGGTAACCGTATGCCGAACAAACAAATATGCTTTAAAATCTGATTTTTAAAAATTAGAAAAAAAGCCCTGCCTCCTTTCGGAAACAGGGCTTTTATCTTTTCAATAAGTTTTAGCCAGCTTATGAAACTGAATTTACCGTCTTAATAATACGGCCTGCTACTTTATAAGGATCTGCATTGGAAGCTGGTCGGCGATCTTCAAGGCGGCCTACCCATCCGTCTTCAACGGTTGTTACCGGAATACGAATGGAAGCACCGCGATCAGAAACACCATAACTAAATTTATCTATGGATTGTGTTTCGTGCTTACCGGTTAGTCGCTGATCGTTGTCAGCGCCATATACATCAATGTGCTCCTTAATGTAATTTCCAAAAGCATCACAAACTTGCTTCATATACTTCTCACCGCCTTCATCTCTCATTTTACCATTTGAGAAGTTGGCATGCATTCCAGAACCATTCCAGTCGGTATCGCCCAGTGGTTTTGGATGCCAGTCGATAGCCAAACCATATTTCTCAGCTGTTCTTTCAATCAGGTAGCGGGCCACCCAGATTTGATCTCCGGCACTGTGTGCACCTTTAGCAAAAATCTGGAACTCCCACTGACCAGCTGCAACCTCAGCGTTAATCCCTTCAACATTAAGACCTGCTTCAAGGCAAAGATCTAAGTGCTCGTCAATAATGTCGCGCCCAAAAGCTCTGGTACCGCCTACTCCACAATAATAGGGTCCCTGAGGTGCCGGGTATCCACCAACTGGAAATCCAAGTGGCAATCCGGTTTCAGGATCATGTAAAAAATACTCTTGTTCAAAACCGAACCAAAAATCGTCACTATCGTCATCAATTGCAGCACGTCCATTGGTTTCATGAGGTGTACCGTCAGCATTCAGTACCTCTGTCATTACCAGGAATCCGTTTTCACGGTCAGGATCAGGGAAAATAGCTACAGGTTTAAGCAAGCAATCGGAAGAATCGCCGGTAGCCTGATTGGTTGAACTACCATCAAAGTTCCATATCGGGCAGTCTTCCAGCTTTCCACTGAAATCGTGCACCACTTTGGTTTTACTTCTCAATAGCTGGGTTGGTTTGAAACCATCAAGCCATATATACTCAAGTTTGGAATACGCCATATGAATAAAAAGTTATTTTGGTGTTTCGAAATTAAACAGTGAGAATATAAAGCACTTTTAAGAAAAAGCTCAAATTATTTAATCAAAATTTTATTAACTATTAAATAATATAGCTTTTATAAATTCACACCTTAATTATTTTACCTGCAACCGCTTCCACCGAGCTGCTTACTTAATTTATTTTTTCTGTGAATTGAAATGACTTCACTTTTTAAGCCCTTTCCAAAAGTTGTATCTTCGCTCACAAAGTTATCCACAACCATTCACCAAAAATTTCACGTTGAAAGAATCAAAATTTGCACTTTGGGTTGAAGCTGCCCGTCCCAAAACCCTTGCCGCTGCGCTTGTTCCCGTATTGGTGGGAGCCTCTCTTGCATGGCAGGCAGAATCGCTAAACTGGATCAATTCTTTGGTAGCACTGGTCTGTGCATTCCTGATTCAAATAGGTACGAATTTCGCCAATGACTACTTTGACTTTGTGAAAGGTTCAGACACTGATGAGCGCATAGGATTTCGCCGGGCAACCGCTGCCGGACTCATCTCAGCCGGTGCCATGAAAAAAGCGACTATCCTGACCATGGGACTTGCCTTCTTTTTAGGACTTTACTTGGTATGGGCCGCAGGTTGGGTAGTTTTGGCAATTGGAGTTTTGTCCCTGATTTTTGGCGTGCTCTATACCGGCGGACCTTTTCCCCTGGGTTACAATGGACTGGGTGATATTTTTGTGTTCATCTTCTTCGGGATTGTAGCCGTCATGACCACTTATTACGTAAATACCCTTGAATGGTCGGAAGCTTCCTTCTGGGCCTCTCTGGCCGTAGGCGGATTATGTGTGAATATTCTGGTGGTTAACAACCTGAGGGATGTGGAGCAGGACAAAAAATCAGGCAAACGAACCATTGGCGTACTTTTTGGAGAAACCACACTGAAGCTCGAATATCTGTTGATGGTAGCTCTGGCTTTTGCCATCCCTCCCCATTTCTATGTACAGCTTGGATATAATATCTGGATTATGCTTCCTTACATCAGTCTGCCCCTGGCTGGATTCTACACGTACAGAATCTGGACGGAAAAGGATAAATCACAATTAAACCCGATGCTTGAACGAACCGCTCAGTACATGGTAGTGTTTGGTATTCTCTTCTCCATTGGAATTCTGATGAACTAATGCTGGACTATTACACATATCGCCTTCCCTTCAAGCAGCCCTTTCGCAGTGCTGTGAATACATTCTCACACCGTGAAGGCATTATCCTGGTTTACACGGAAGGTGACATCGAAGCTTATGGAGAGATCGCCCCGCTTCCCGGATTCTCTGATGAAAGTCTGACGCAGATTAAGGAAGTCCTGAAGGTAAATCACGCACACCTTCAGCAGGCCCTTCAATCCGTTGACGGGAAGCAAATGCTTCATGTCCTGGAACAAATTCATCAGTTCCCTTCCCTCAGCTTTGGTCTGGATACTTTAGTGCATGACCTGGAAGCTAAAAAGGCCGGTAAATCTCTGGGGGATTTTCTGTTCCCTGACTTCCCGGATTCTGTAATTGCCAATGGTACTTTATCTCTACAGGAACCAGCCACCGTTATAACCAAGGCAAAAGCATTGGTTCAGCAGGGTTTTAAAACCTTAAAAGTAAAAGTTGGGGAGAACTTTAATTCTGAACTGAAGCTGTTGCAGGATCTTCGAAACCAGTTTCCGAACATTACTATACGTATAGACGCCAATCAAAGCTGGGCAAAAAGTGAAGCCATACAGAATCTAAAGGCTTTGGATTCGTTGGAAATAGAGTATTGCGAACAACCGGTTCCCAAAGAAAAAATTACTGATTTAGCTGCCGTCAAAGAAGCGGTTAACATTCCCATAGCCGCCGATGAATCTTTGCGGAACAAACAGGATGCAACTGAACTATCAGAACTGGAAGCGACCAACCTATTTATTATAAAGCCTATGCTTTTGGGTACATTTGATAATATTTTCGTAACAAAAAGCACGGCTGATACTCATAATATAGAAGTGGTGGTTACCACTGTGTTGGAATCAGCGATTGGAAGAGCAATGACATCCATTCTTGCAGCGGGTTTGGGAAATCAAAAACGGGCACATGGTTTGGCTACCGGAAGCTTGTTACAAAATGACACCAGTACGGATGAATGGCTGAACCAGCCGGTGATCACATTTCCCGAAAAAGCAGGCTTGGGAATTACAGTGGATAAGGAAGGATTAAAAAAGTTATTTTAAGTATATGTTCAAATCACGGCTACATATGTTTGAGTTTAAGAAAAAGGAAACACCTCATGTGTTTCTGTCTTCTCAGCACGGTATGTACACGTATAGTGATTTAGAACGCTTCACTGCTTTTTTTAAGGATCTGGTTGAAGAAAAAGCAGACTCGCTCAAATGGCCGGTAGCTTTTCTTTCCGAATCGAGCGATATGCTGATTTTTGGCATTGCCGCCTGCTGGAAATTGGGTATCCCCTTCGTTCCCATCAATCCAAAGGTGAAAAATGAAGAACTCAAAGAATATATTGACGCGCTAAAGCCTGTTCTCATTTTTTCAGACACCAAAAACCGAAGCCGGCTTGGTGATGAAAACGTCATCAAGATGGACGAGAATTTTTTCCTTAATTCTTTTACTCATGATGTCCGGAATGTTGAACTTCCCGATCCGGATTCGATTAAAGATTCCCAGATCTTTGGATATTTCTTTACTTCAGGTACCACCAGCAAACCCAAGATTGTTCCTCTAAAACGGCGTCAGATTTTAAGTGCTGCCGAAGCTTCTGCTCAAAACTTCAAACCCGATCCCAACCATTTCTGGCTGCTCTGTCTCCCGCTGAATCACATTGGAGGCATTTCCATTATTCTCCGCTCGGTTATTTATGATACGGCTATTTACCGCCTGGGAGAATTCCACGAAGAAATGGTGAAAGAGTTTTTGGGTGAAAACAAACGCTTCCAGGC
It encodes:
- a CDS encoding glutamine synthetase beta-grasp domain-containing protein, which produces MAYSKLEYIWLDGFKPTQLLRSKTKVVHDFSGKLEDCPIWNFDGSSTNQATGDSSDCLLKPVAIFPDPDRENGFLVMTEVLNADGTPHETNGRAAIDDDSDDFWFGFEQEYFLHDPETGLPLGFPVGGYPAPQGPYYCGVGGTRAFGRDIIDEHLDLCLEAGLNVEGINAEVAAGQWEFQIFAKGAHSAGDQIWVARYLIERTAEKYGLAIDWHPKPLGDTDWNGSGMHANFSNGKMRDEGGEKYMKQVCDAFGNYIKEHIDVYGADNDQRLTGKHETQSIDKFSYGVSDRGASIRIPVTTVEDGWVGRLEDRRPASNADPYKVAGRIIKTVNSVS
- a CDS encoding 1,4-dihydroxy-2-naphthoate polyprenyltransferase; amino-acid sequence: MKESKFALWVEAARPKTLAAALVPVLVGASLAWQAESLNWINSLVALVCAFLIQIGTNFANDYFDFVKGSDTDERIGFRRATAAGLISAGAMKKATILTMGLAFFLGLYLVWAAGWVVLAIGVLSLIFGVLYTGGPFPLGYNGLGDIFVFIFFGIVAVMTTYYVNTLEWSEASFWASLAVGGLCVNILVVNNLRDVEQDKKSGKRTIGVLFGETTLKLEYLLMVALAFAIPPHFYVQLGYNIWIMLPYISLPLAGFYTYRIWTEKDKSQLNPMLERTAQYMVVFGILFSIGILMN
- the menC gene encoding o-succinylbenzoate synthase yields the protein MLDYYTYRLPFKQPFRSAVNTFSHREGIILVYTEGDIEAYGEIAPLPGFSDESLTQIKEVLKVNHAHLQQALQSVDGKQMLHVLEQIHQFPSLSFGLDTLVHDLEAKKAGKSLGDFLFPDFPDSVIANGTLSLQEPATVITKAKALVQQGFKTLKVKVGENFNSELKLLQDLRNQFPNITIRIDANQSWAKSEAIQNLKALDSLEIEYCEQPVPKEKITDLAAVKEAVNIPIAADESLRNKQDATELSELEATNLFIIKPMLLGTFDNIFVTKSTADTHNIEVVVTTVLESAIGRAMTSILAAGLGNQKRAHGLATGSLLQNDTSTDEWLNQPVITFPEKAGLGITVDKEGLKKLF